A genomic window from Rattus norvegicus strain BN/NHsdMcwi chromosome 9, GRCr8, whole genome shotgun sequence includes:
- the Zfp950l17 gene encoding zinc finger protein 431-like isoform X1 has product MDALTYDDVHVNFTREEWGLLDPSQKSLYKDVMQETYRNLTAIGYNWEDHTIEEHCQSFRRHGRHERCHTGEKPSENTQCGKAFAQHSHLQRHKSTHTGEKLYECKPRDKAFTYDSQLQNLERIHTGEKPYKCNQCGKGFIRCSHLQVHKRIHTGEKPYVCDRCGKAFAYHSYLQVHKRIHTGEKPYECNQCGKAFGLHSTLKTHERIHTGEKPYKCNQCGKAFARPSHLQRHGITHTGEKPYECEQCGKAFIRCSHLQVHKRGHTGEKPYECNQCGKAFVLHSTLKTHERIHTGEKPYKCNQCGKAFARPSHLQRHGITHTGEKSYECELCGKAFISCSSLQVHKRIHTGEKPYECDQCGKAFIRCSHLQVHKRGHTGEKPYECNQCGKAFVLHNALKRHERIHTGEKPYKCNQCGKAFARTTHLKRHGITHTGEKTYECDQCGKAFTSHSYLQVHKRIHTGEKLYECDQCGKAFAYQSYLQVHKRIHTGEKPYVCDQCGKAFAYQSYLQVHKRIHTGEKLYECDQCGKAFTSHSYLQVHKRIHTGEKPYKCNECGKAFVCNASLRKHKATHTTVKPYECK; this is encoded by the exons ATG GATGCATTGACCTATGATGATGTACATGTAAACTTCACTCGAGAAGAATGGGGTTTGCTGGATCCTtcacagaagagtctctacaaagatgtgatgcagGAGACCTACAGGAATCTCACTGCTATAG GTTACAATTGGGAAGACCATACTATTGAAGAACATTGTCAAAGTttcagaagacatggaag GCATGAAAGatgtcatactggagagaaaccctctgaaaatactcagtgtggtaaagcctttgcacaacatagtcatctccaaagacataaaagtacacatactggagagaaactctatGAATGTAAGCCACGTGATAAAGCCTTTACATACGATTCTCAGCTTCAAAAtcttgaaagaattcatactggagaaaaaccctacaaatgtaatcaatgtggtaaaggcTTTATACGTTGTAgtcatctccaagtacataaaagaatacatactggagagaagccttatGTATGTGATcggtgtggtaaagcctttgcatatcatagttatctccaagtacataaaagaatacatactggagagaagccctatgaatgtaatcaatgtggtaaagcctttggaCTTCACAGTACTCTTAAAacacatgaaagaattcatactggagagaaaccctacaaatgcaatcaatgtggtaaagcctttgcacgacCCAGTCATCTCCAAAGGCATggaataacacatactggagagaaaccttacgaaTGTGaacaatgtggtaaagcctttataCGTTGTAgtcatctccaagtacataaaagaggacatactggagagaagccctatgaatgtaatcaatgtggtaaagcctttgtactTCACAGTACTCTTAAAacacatgaaagaattcatactggagagaaaccctacaaatgcaatcaatgtggtaaagcctttgcacgacCCAGTCATCTCCAAAGGCATggaataacacatactggagagaaatctTACGAATGTGAActatgtggtaaagcctttataAGTTGTAGTtctctccaagtacataaaagaatacatactggagagaaaccctatgaatgtgatcaatgtggtaaagcctttataCGTTGTAgtcatctccaagtacataaaagaggacatactggagagaagccctatgaatgtaatcaatgtggtaaagcctttgtactTCACAATGCTCTTAAAagacatgaaagaattcataccggagagaaaccctacaaatgcaatcagtgtggtaaagcctttgcacgaaCCACTCATCTCAAAAGGCATGGAataacacacactggagagaaaacttacgaatgtgatcaatgtggtaaagcctttacatctcatagttatctccaagtacataaaagaatacatactggagagaagctctatgaatgtgatcaatgtggtaaagcctttgcatatcaaagttatctccaagtacataaaagaatacatactggagagaagccctatgtatgtgatcaatgtggtaaagcctttgcatatcaaagttatctccaagtacataaaagaatacatactggagagaagctctatgaatgtgatcaatgtggtaaagcctttacatctcatagttatctccaagtacataaaagaattcatactggagagaaaccttacaaatgtaatgaatgtggtaaagcctttgtatgtaATGCTAGTCTCCGAAAACATAAAGCAACACATACTACAgtgaaaccttatgaatgtaagtAA
- the Zfp950l17 gene encoding zinc finger protein 431-like isoform X2 encodes MDALTYDDVHVNFTREEWGLLDPSQKSLYKDVMQETYRNLTAIGYNWEDHTIEEHCQSFRRHGR; translated from the exons ATG GATGCATTGACCTATGATGATGTACATGTAAACTTCACTCGAGAAGAATGGGGTTTGCTGGATCCTtcacagaagagtctctacaaagatgtgatgcagGAGACCTACAGGAATCTCACTGCTATAG GTTACAATTGGGAAGACCATACTATTGAAGAACATTGTCAAAGTttcagaagacatggaaggtaa
- the LOC134480434 gene encoding zinc finger protein 431-like gives MDALTYDDVHVNFTREEWALLDPSQKSLYKDVMQETYRNLTAIGYNWEDHTVEEHCQSFRRHGR, from the exons GATGCATTGACCTATGATGATGTACATGTGAACTTCACCCGAGAAGaatgggctttgctggatccttcacagaagagtctctacaaagatgtgatgcaagagacctacaggaacctcactgctatag GTTACAATTGGGAAGACCATACTGTTGAAGAACATTGTCAAAGTTTCAGAAGACATGGCAGGTAA